The DNA region TGTGTATGCAAACCCAAGAAAATAAGTGAATTAAAAATCAACAGGGCACTTAGTCTTTGTCCAATTGAAGTTAATGGGAGTTCTGCTTTAAATTTGAACTGAAGTTGAGTTTATTACTAATAGAATTAGGCCAAAATGTATATAGTCTTCTTGCAAATTTATTTTaggaaattaaattataaacaGGATAAAATGATAGGAAATGATGTTTCATGGCAGCACAAGATTTCTGTTCATGCATAGAATAATGATTATTATGGCTAGAGAACATAAGCACTGCTCTGTTCTTGTTCCTCACAGTATGTAATTGACAGCTCTCTCCAATCCATCTTTAAATCATTTAAAGAATGAAACAACTTCTGTTTCTCCTGGCCTACAGTACACTCTCCCACAGAATGTTTCCTATGAAATTAAGACTCAGTTTTCcgtgatttttttctaaatgaaatattGACTGTTGGTTATATAGAGCCTAACCACTGTAGTGAAGATTAGTTTTGCACAGGCTCTGGAAGTCTGAGGATTTCAAGTACAGTTTCTTTGAACTCATGGCGGGGGATGAATTTATGCACCTACATCCCATCAAAATTTTGCTTAAAAGCCTAAGTCCACAAAAATAGTTGTTGGATCCTACTCAATTCAGTAGATGCCTCATCCCTAGGGTTCCTAAGTTTTGAATATATGGAAAGTTTAATGTTTTGATCCTCTGCTTGCATGGTGAACTTGTTATGTGGTCATAACTTCTGCTGAAGGAAGACTTTCCTATCTCTCCCATTTTGACTTGAGATTCCAAGCCCTGTGGTGGAACCAATCCTTCTGAAAAACACCCCTTAGAAAAAAGTGGGGGAGGAAACAGCttagttttaaattttgatCAATTCctctatatttttttcccactcagTGTTGCACAGATGCTTGCTTGGACCTCCAGGAGAGGTTGACACCAAGCTGGAATAAGAATTTGtaggaggaaaaaatagaagCATGTGCATATTATGAAGGTTCAATGTGCTTCATTGAAAATGCATGCTGGATGGTAGCTCAGCAAACACTGGAAGCTGAGTGCTGTCTGTGATGCTTCTTTTGATGGCACTCAGCACCACGGTGCTCAACTTCTAGGTGAAGAAGCTCGGTGCTTCTCTTCCTCCCCcacttttttctcattttcttttcccttttctccctgaTGTTTTTTTACCCTCCCCTAGCCAGCACCTGTATTAACCtgtgctgcctctcctccttcccaggtGGCCTCTCTGGGCGTCACCACCTTCACGCTGTGCGCTCTCTGCATCGACCGCTTCCGAGCTGCCACCAACGTGCAGATGTACTACGAGATGATCGAGAACTGCGCCTCCACCACGGCCAAGCTGGCTGTCATCTGGGTGGGCgcgctgctgctggccctgcccgaGGTGGTGCTGCGCCAGCTGGCCACCGAGGAGCCCGAGTACAGCGGCAGCCCCCCGGGCGAGCGCTGCGTGGTGAAGATCTCCACGGCCCTGCCCGACACCATCTACGTGCTGGCTCTCACCTACGACGGGGCGCGGCTCTGGTGGTACTTTGGCTGCTACTTCTGTCTGCCCACCCTGTTCACCATTACCTGCTCCCTGGTGACAGCCAGGAAAATCAGGAGGGCAGAAAAAGCCTGCACGAGGGGGAACAAGCGACAGATTCAGCTGGAAAGTCAGATGAACTGCACAGTGGTGGCTTTGACCATTTTATATGGGTTTTGCATCATTCCTGAAAACATTTGCAACATTGTGACTGCCTACATGTCCACAGGAGTCTCTCGACAGACTATGGACCTCCTCCATCTCATTAGTCAGTTCCTTTTGTTCTTTAAGTCCTGCGTCACCCCAGTTCTTCTGTTCTGTCTCTGTAAACCTTTCAGCCGGGCCTTTATGgagtgttgctgctgctgctgtgatgaATGCATCCAGAAGTCTTCCACGGTGACGAGTGATGACAATGACAATGAGTAcaccacagagctggagctctcCCCATTCAGTACCATCCGTCGCGAAATGTCGACTTTTGCTTCCGTGGGGACTCACTGTTAATTGACCTTAGGACTTTATTTCCTGCATCTTTTTCGTTTTTtttacttcatatttttcttcttgaagcaaaatgcaggaaaaaaaatcactgttaaAAACTACTCTTCAAACCAATCTGTATTAACAGTCAtgctttggaaaataatttctttggttattaaaaggaaagagagagaaggagagccAGCACTTGGTTTTACATCATGAGATTTTGTGTGGTGCTAGGATTTAATTGGTTGAGGAGGAGGATCCATATcaatctgcttttatttaattctgTAGTATTTTTTTTGATAGTCACTGTAAAATGTTTATATAGACATTGTGGGCTTTGCAAGGTGTTTTCATGTAAAAGATGTGGTGGAAAGTATTTGAAGGTAGTTTTAATCAAATTACTGTACACTATTTTGAGAGGACTTGAGCTTCAGAGAATTTATAAAgtagcataaaaataaatgaggtTTTATTCTTTAACTTGATTGTCAATCTACATTTAACAAAGACACCTATGAGTAGTATTAAATTCCtttaataagtaaaaaaaacccctttgcaTATCATAATTTAGGTGGCCATATTTAATTAACATTTGAGTACTTACACTTGAAGGATATAATTAGAGTGTTTAAGGAAGATGATATTATAATGGTATTAGATTTATAGGAGTGGGCTTTTTAATGTTATATTATGAAGGTTCAATGTGCCTCattgaaaattttcttcttaacCTGCAGGTATAAAAAAATCTTGAGTTATTTTGTACTTC from Ammospiza nelsoni isolate bAmmNel1 chromosome 5, bAmmNel1.pri, whole genome shotgun sequence includes:
- the GPR37 gene encoding prosaposin receptor GPR37 produces the protein MRPLGAPLALLCQVLGAWAACALAPDPVAASGPPAPPQRSRSPPAPPPLAPGRRAAATLPGRGALAGGGAAGPGGSCAPRGAPGTGRRRARSSEPGAAAGRGGPRWLPLNGSAGGEGRAGGRGNATGRRARLRNPFYPLTEESYGAYAVMCLSVVIFGIGIMGNMAVMCIVCHNYYMRSISNSLLANLAFWDFLIVFFCLPLVIFQELTKKWLLEDFSCKIVPYIEVASLGVTTFTLCALCIDRFRAATNVQMYYEMIENCASTTAKLAVIWVGALLLALPEVVLRQLATEEPEYSGSPPGERCVVKISTALPDTIYVLALTYDGARLWWYFGCYFCLPTLFTITCSLVTARKIRRAEKACTRGNKRQIQLESQMNCTVVALTILYGFCIIPENICNIVTAYMSTGVSRQTMDLLHLISQFLLFFKSCVTPVLLFCLCKPFSRAFMECCCCCCDECIQKSSTVTSDDNDNEYTTELELSPFSTIRREMSTFASVGTHC